In one window of Borrelia hispanica CRI DNA:
- the bdr gene encoding Bdr family repetitive protein: MEHMIQPVVTRQMVLNELVKVGMDRDIADDLSYRYYKNELTTKDLELLKMAFKSDIRDLNNKINTVENNLNIKIDTVENNLKSDIRDLNNKIDTKFNELDNKIDTVENNLKSDIRDLDNKIDTVENNLKSDIRDLDNKIDTKFNELDNKIEINKTELNSKLKLNNWMLGTIITINVGILLTLISIINSIINK; the protein is encoded by the coding sequence ATGGAACATATGATACAGCCAGTAGTAACAAGACAAATGGTGTTAAATGAGCTCGTAAAAGTTGGTATGGATAGAGATATTGCGGACGATTTATCTTATAGATACTATAAAAATGAACTTACTACTAAAGATCTTGAACTTCTAAAAATGGCATTCAAATCAGATATTAGAGATCTTAACAATAAAATTAATACTGTTGAAAATAACTTAAATATTAAAATTGATACTGTTGAAAATAACTTAAAATCAGATATTAGAGATCTTAATAATAAAATTGATACTAAATTTAATGAACTTGATAATAAAATTGATACTGTTGAAAATAACTTAAAATCAGATATTAGAGATCTTGATAATAAAATTGATACTGTTGAAAATAACTTAAAATCAGATATTAGAGATCTTGATAATAAAATTGATACTAAATTTAATGAACTTGATAATAAAATTGAAATTAACAAAACAGAACTTAATAGTAAATTAAAATTAAATAATTGGATGCTTGGAACTATTATTACAATTAACGTAGGAATTCTTTTAAC